One Aegilops tauschii subsp. strangulata cultivar AL8/78 chromosome 7, Aet v6.0, whole genome shotgun sequence genomic window carries:
- the LOC109731964 gene encoding transcription factor bHLH62 isoform X1, translating to MDGRAGGGGSGDYISSLLTSSPMLDFGVLDGAVAAGGDCLEKFCGDPGFAERAARLSSFNGQHFTPGLFGMPPPAPGAGNGEFGGSREASSVSDPASAMKDANAKKRKAPAGKGKAKEPSLSTSCQVGEQKESDGKRCRTGNAEKKVKPKAEQAGSDSSVEDGEQRKGGKGKNAKPVEPPKDYVHVRARRGQATDSHSLAERVRRERISQRMKFLQDLVPGCNKVIGKALMLDEIINYVQSLQRQVEFLSMKLATVNPLDFSNLPTLLHKDMYGPSASSVFSLESSSSAFPFSDQGDVFQSFLPNSMESQCTLNQLDLALSQATNAAQYAFQDGTATASTNLQQQRNFWEDDLQSVFHVDNRQSQDNGVSAESFHGDLQAGQMKMEF from the exons ATGGACGGcagggccggcggcggcggtagCGGCGACTACATTTCCAGCCTCCTCACCTCGTCGCCGATGCTCGACTTCGgtgtgctggacggcgccgtggCGGCGGGCGGGGACTGCCTGGAGAAGTTCTGCGGCGACCCGGGGTTCGCGGAGCGGGCGGCGCGGCTGTCCAGCTTCAACGGGCAGCACTTCACGCCAGGGCTCTTCGGGATGCCGCCGCCGGCGCCCGGCGCGGGCAACGGTGAGTTCGGCGGCTCGCGGGAGGCGTCTTCCGTGTCAGACCCTGCCTCGGCGATGAAGGACGCCAATGCCAAGAAGAGGAAGGCGCCCGCGGGCAAAGGCAAAGCCAAGGAGCCTTCCCTCAGCACCTCTTGCCAG GTCGGGGAGCAGAAGGAGTCGGACGGCAAGAGGTGCAGGACGGGCAACGCCGAGAAGAAGGTGAAGCCCAAGGCGGAGCAGGCCGGCAGCGACAGCTCGGTGGAGGACGGCGAGCAGAGGAAGGGCGGCAAGGGGAAGAATGCCAAGCCGGTGGAGCCCCCCAAGGACTACGTCCATGTCCGGGCAAGGAGAGGCCAGGCCACTGACAGCCACAGCCTGGCAGAGCGG GTGAGAAGAGAGAGGATCAGTCAGCGGATGAAATTTCTCCAGGACCTCGTTccaggatgcaacaag GTGATTGGCAAGGCACTGATGCTTGATGAGATCATAAACTACGTGCAGTCGCTTCAGCGGCAAGTCGAG TTCCTCTCCATGAAGCTCGCAACCGTGAACCCGCTCGACTTCAGCAACCTGCCCACGCTCCTGCACAAAGAC ATGTACGGCCCATCGGCGAGCTCGGTGTTCTCGCTGGAGAGCTCCAGCTCGGCCTTCCCGTTCAGCGACCAAGGAGACGTCTTCCAGTCCTTCCTGCCCAACAGCATGGAGAGCCAGTGCACCCTGAATCAGCTGGACCTGGCTCTGTCTCAGGCCACCAACGCGGCGCAGTACGCCTTCCAGGATGGGACGGCCACGGCCAGCACGAACCTGCAGCAG CAGAGGAACTTCTGGGAGGATGATCTCCAGAGCGTTTTTCATGTGGACAACAGGCAGAGCCAGGATAACGGGGTTTCCGCAGAGAGCTTCCACG GTGATCTGCAGGCAGGTCAGATGAAAATGGAGTTCTAG
- the LOC109731964 gene encoding transcription factor bHLH62 isoform X2 yields MDGRAGGGGSGDYISSLLTSSPMLDFGVLDGAVAAGGDCLEKFCGDPGFAERAARLSSFNGQHFTPGLFGMPPPAPGAGNGEFGGSREASSVSDPASAMKDANAKKRKAPAGKGKAKEPSLSTSCQVGEQKESDGKRCRTGNAEKKVKPKAEQAGSDSSVEDGEQRKGGKGKNAKPVEPPKDYVHVRARRGQATDSHSLAERVRRERISQRMKFLQDLVPGCNKVIGKALMLDEIINYVQSLQRQVEFLSMKLATVNPLDFSNLPTLLHKDMYGPSASSVFSLESSSSAFPFSDQGDVFQSFLPNSMESQCTLNQLDLALSQATNAAQYAFQDGTATASTNLQQRNFWEDDLQSVFHVDNRQSQDNGVSAESFHGDLQAGQMKMEF; encoded by the exons ATGGACGGcagggccggcggcggcggtagCGGCGACTACATTTCCAGCCTCCTCACCTCGTCGCCGATGCTCGACTTCGgtgtgctggacggcgccgtggCGGCGGGCGGGGACTGCCTGGAGAAGTTCTGCGGCGACCCGGGGTTCGCGGAGCGGGCGGCGCGGCTGTCCAGCTTCAACGGGCAGCACTTCACGCCAGGGCTCTTCGGGATGCCGCCGCCGGCGCCCGGCGCGGGCAACGGTGAGTTCGGCGGCTCGCGGGAGGCGTCTTCCGTGTCAGACCCTGCCTCGGCGATGAAGGACGCCAATGCCAAGAAGAGGAAGGCGCCCGCGGGCAAAGGCAAAGCCAAGGAGCCTTCCCTCAGCACCTCTTGCCAG GTCGGGGAGCAGAAGGAGTCGGACGGCAAGAGGTGCAGGACGGGCAACGCCGAGAAGAAGGTGAAGCCCAAGGCGGAGCAGGCCGGCAGCGACAGCTCGGTGGAGGACGGCGAGCAGAGGAAGGGCGGCAAGGGGAAGAATGCCAAGCCGGTGGAGCCCCCCAAGGACTACGTCCATGTCCGGGCAAGGAGAGGCCAGGCCACTGACAGCCACAGCCTGGCAGAGCGG GTGAGAAGAGAGAGGATCAGTCAGCGGATGAAATTTCTCCAGGACCTCGTTccaggatgcaacaag GTGATTGGCAAGGCACTGATGCTTGATGAGATCATAAACTACGTGCAGTCGCTTCAGCGGCAAGTCGAG TTCCTCTCCATGAAGCTCGCAACCGTGAACCCGCTCGACTTCAGCAACCTGCCCACGCTCCTGCACAAAGAC ATGTACGGCCCATCGGCGAGCTCGGTGTTCTCGCTGGAGAGCTCCAGCTCGGCCTTCCCGTTCAGCGACCAAGGAGACGTCTTCCAGTCCTTCCTGCCCAACAGCATGGAGAGCCAGTGCACCCTGAATCAGCTGGACCTGGCTCTGTCTCAGGCCACCAACGCGGCGCAGTACGCCTTCCAGGATGGGACGGCCACGGCCAGCACGAACCTGCAGCAG AGGAACTTCTGGGAGGATGATCTCCAGAGCGTTTTTCATGTGGACAACAGGCAGAGCCAGGATAACGGGGTTTCCGCAGAGAGCTTCCACG GTGATCTGCAGGCAGGTCAGATGAAAATGGAGTTCTAG